In Streptomyces sclerotialus, one genomic interval encodes:
- a CDS encoding MerR family transcriptional regulator: MRIGELSRRSGVAVPTIKYYVREGLLPAGRLTSPNQADYDEAHERRLRLVRGLLEVGGLSVSAVREVLAAVEDTGRPVHDVLGSAHKSLTPPQGAEPEELASAREAVAALVERRGWRPESADHPAGEALARALATLRGLGHGGFEEVLDVYADACERIAAADMAYVAGAADMERLVEGVVVGTVIGDAVLSAMRRMAHTDASARTYGEASS, from the coding sequence GTGCGCATCGGCGAGTTGAGCCGGCGGTCCGGGGTGGCGGTACCGACGATCAAGTACTACGTCCGCGAGGGACTCCTCCCGGCAGGCCGTCTGACCAGCCCGAACCAGGCGGATTACGACGAGGCGCACGAGCGGCGGCTGCGGCTGGTGCGCGGCCTGCTGGAGGTCGGCGGCCTGTCCGTCTCGGCGGTGCGCGAGGTGCTGGCGGCGGTGGAGGACACCGGCCGGCCGGTGCACGACGTGCTCGGTTCGGCGCACAAGAGCCTGACGCCGCCGCAGGGGGCCGAGCCCGAGGAGCTGGCAAGCGCACGCGAGGCCGTCGCCGCGCTGGTCGAACGGCGGGGGTGGCGGCCGGAGTCGGCGGACCACCCGGCGGGCGAGGCGCTGGCCCGCGCGCTGGCCACGTTGCGGGGCCTGGGGCACGGCGGATTCGAGGAGGTGCTCGACGTCTACGCCGACGCGTGCGAGCGGATAGCGGCCGCGGACATGGCGTACGTCGCGGGTGCCGCGGACATGGAACGGCTGGTCGAGGGGGTGGTCGTGGGCACCGTCATCGGCGATGCCGTGCTCTCGGCCATGCGGCGGATGGCGCACACGGACGCGTCGGCCCGTACCTACGGCGAGGCGTCCTCCTGA